In Bifidobacterium actinocoloniiforme DSM 22766, a genomic segment contains:
- a CDS encoding pilus assembly protein, whose protein sequence is MMGSLAPFWAAAWTVLALALRQPARSASCSRLMGLGASGQGGLVRIGLAAVISSLSAYLRNGGGLVGAFEEQAGRSFATRRVSYARARAMLDERRLPQETNDQVEAVAYALVVACRLSVTLGCEASRCLEAVGSAYRRMARLAQAKAAAFAMPKATVKLLTALPLLTLAFGSLLGARPLSFLLKPGAGTLCLALGGSCYLLGLLWMRALLRDLDDKAAQ, encoded by the coding sequence ATGATGGGCTCATTAGCGCCCTTCTGGGCCGCAGCGTGGACCGTTCTGGCCCTGGCCCTGCGTCAGCCCGCCCGGAGCGCCTCCTGCTCCCGGCTGATGGGCCTGGGCGCCAGTGGGCAGGGAGGGCTGGTTCGCATTGGCTTGGCGGCGGTCATCTCCTCCCTCTCCGCTTACCTGCGCAACGGCGGTGGTCTGGTGGGCGCCTTCGAGGAACAGGCCGGGCGGTCCTTCGCTACGCGCAGGGTCAGCTATGCCCGGGCTCGCGCCATGTTAGATGAGCGCCGCCTTCCTCAGGAGACGAACGACCAGGTCGAGGCGGTCGCTTATGCGCTGGTCGTCGCCTGCCGGTTGAGCGTGACCTTAGGCTGCGAAGCCTCGCGTTGCCTGGAGGCGGTTGGGTCGGCTTATCGCAGGATGGCCCGACTGGCCCAGGCCAAGGCGGCTGCGTTCGCCATGCCTAAGGCCACGGTTAAGCTCCTGACCGCCTTGCCCTTGCTGACGCTGGCCTTCGGTTCCCTCCTGGGCGCCCGTCCCCTGTCCTTCCTGCTCAAACCGGGGGCCGGCACGCTCTGTCTGGCTTTGGGAGGGTCATGCTACCTGCTGGGTCTGCTCTGGATGCGGGCCCTGCTGAGGGACTTGGACGATAAGGCGGCGCAGTGA
- a CDS encoding RNA degradosome polyphosphate kinase: MVQKFDAPSQAILKRQIAEHIAESDKPSRSPAEPGDDKPLPKDRYFDREISWLKFNKRVLEMAQDESLPLLERANFAAIFASNLDEFFMVRVAGLKRRVDTGIAVPAPSGMSPRQQLRAISEQAHKLQNEHAHYAIDTILPALAAERIVLLKWDHLTAPEQERLSRFFHRQVFPVLTPLAVDPAHPFPYISGNSLNLAVLVENPTSGKTHFARVKIPDNLPRLVAVDDLTDEEGREERYGFITMENLIIAHLESLFPGMRIKEARSFRVTRNEDIDVEEDDAENLLNAMEKELLQRRFGPPIRLEISDTASPFLSQLLASKLRVTNEEVYRLPTPLDMTVLYELQSIDRPDLKLRPFVPTTNRQIAQVESSQAQDVFASIREGDILLHHPYDSFSTSVQAFLAQAAADPQVLAIKQTLYRTSGNSPIIDALVDAAHAGKQVLALVEIKARFDEEANIAWARKLERAGVHVVYGIVGLKTHCKLSLVVRQETDGLRRYCHVGTGNYNPKTARSYTDLGLLTCDPVVGQDLTRLFNQLSGYAPKSSFHRLLVAPRTVRTGLIARIQREERAAREGHEAWIKIKVNSIVDERTIDALYRASQAGVKVDIVERGICSLKPGVPGLSENIRVRSILGRFLEHSRVFAFANSQGPQIGEGPISGPEVWIGSADLMHRNLDRRVEALVRITAPDEVDSLIKYLDLQMADTTASWHMQADGTYVRHSRDDQGRPLVDCQEYLIDRHSRGGRNR, encoded by the coding sequence ATGGTTCAGAAATTCGATGCGCCCTCCCAGGCGATTCTCAAACGTCAAATCGCCGAGCACATAGCGGAGAGCGATAAGCCCAGCCGAAGCCCAGCCGAGCCCGGCGACGACAAGCCCTTGCCCAAAGACCGCTACTTCGACCGGGAGATCTCCTGGCTCAAGTTCAACAAGCGGGTGCTGGAAATGGCCCAGGACGAATCCCTCCCCTTGCTGGAGCGAGCCAATTTCGCTGCCATCTTCGCCTCGAACTTGGACGAGTTCTTCATGGTGCGCGTCGCCGGCCTCAAGCGCCGCGTCGACACCGGCATCGCGGTGCCCGCCCCCAGTGGCATGAGCCCCCGCCAGCAGCTGCGAGCCATCTCCGAGCAGGCCCACAAGCTCCAGAACGAGCACGCGCACTACGCGATCGACACGATCCTGCCGGCCCTGGCCGCCGAACGCATCGTGCTGCTCAAGTGGGACCACCTGACCGCCCCCGAGCAGGAGCGACTCTCCCGCTTCTTCCACCGGCAGGTCTTCCCGGTCCTGACCCCGCTGGCCGTGGACCCGGCCCATCCCTTCCCCTACATCTCCGGCAACTCACTGAACCTGGCCGTGCTGGTGGAGAACCCGACCTCGGGCAAGACCCACTTCGCCCGGGTCAAAATCCCCGACAACCTCCCCCGCCTGGTGGCCGTGGACGATCTGACGGACGAGGAAGGACGCGAGGAGCGCTACGGCTTCATCACGATGGAGAACCTGATCATCGCCCACCTGGAGTCCCTCTTCCCCGGCATGAGGATCAAGGAGGCGCGTTCCTTCCGCGTGACCCGTAACGAGGACATCGACGTGGAGGAGGACGACGCTGAGAACCTGCTCAACGCCATGGAAAAGGAGCTGCTCCAGCGCCGTTTCGGTCCGCCCATCCGCCTGGAGATCTCCGACACCGCTTCCCCCTTCCTCTCCCAGCTGCTGGCCAGCAAGCTGCGCGTGACCAATGAAGAGGTCTACCGCCTGCCCACCCCCCTGGATATGACCGTCTTGTACGAGCTCCAATCCATCGACCGCCCGGACTTGAAGCTACGCCCCTTCGTCCCCACCACCAACCGCCAAATCGCCCAAGTGGAGTCCAGCCAGGCGCAAGACGTGTTCGCCTCGATCCGCGAGGGCGACATCCTCCTGCACCACCCTTACGACTCCTTCTCCACCTCGGTCCAGGCCTTCCTGGCCCAGGCCGCCGCCGACCCGCAAGTGCTGGCCATCAAGCAGACCCTCTACCGCACCTCCGGCAATTCGCCGATCATCGACGCCCTGGTGGACGCGGCCCACGCCGGCAAGCAGGTCCTGGCCCTGGTCGAGATCAAGGCCCGGTTCGACGAGGAGGCCAACATCGCCTGGGCCCGAAAGCTGGAGCGCGCCGGGGTCCACGTCGTCTACGGAATCGTGGGCCTCAAGACCCACTGCAAGCTCTCGCTGGTGGTGCGCCAGGAGACGGACGGCCTGCGCCGCTACTGCCACGTGGGCACCGGCAACTACAACCCGAAGACCGCCCGCTCCTACACGGACTTGGGCCTGCTGACCTGCGACCCGGTGGTGGGTCAGGACTTGACCCGCCTGTTCAACCAGCTCTCCGGCTACGCGCCCAAGTCCAGCTTCCACCGGCTCCTAGTGGCCCCCCGCACCGTGCGCACCGGGCTGATCGCCCGCATCCAGCGCGAGGAGCGGGCCGCGCGCGAAGGCCACGAGGCGTGGATCAAAATCAAAGTCAACTCCATTGTGGACGAGCGGACGATCGACGCCCTCTACCGGGCCAGCCAGGCCGGGGTCAAGGTGGACATCGTGGAGCGGGGCATCTGCTCCCTGAAACCCGGGGTGCCAGGCCTGAGCGAGAACATCCGCGTGCGCTCCATCCTGGGACGTTTCCTGGAGCACTCCCGCGTCTTCGCCTTCGCCAACTCCCAGGGTCCGCAAATCGGCGAGGGCCCCATATCCGGCCCGGAGGTATGGATTGGCTCGGCCGACCTGATGCACCGGAACCTGGACCGGCGAGTCGAGGCCCTGGTGCGCATCACCGCCCCCGACGAGGTGGATTCGCTGATCAAGTACCTAGACCTGCAAATGGCCGACACGACCGCGTCCTGGCATATGCAGGCGGACGGCACCTACGTGCGGCACTCGCGCGACGACCAAGGGCGGCCGCTGGTTGACTGCCAGGAGTACCTGATAGACCGTCATTCGCGCGGCGGCAGGAACCGCTAG
- a CDS encoding NUDIX hydrolase, whose amino-acid sequence MSKTVEAAGAILYRWRQGDPSSGQGVQADPHALLKRLELCMVHRPKYDDWSWPKGKLEAHETHAHAAAREVSEETGRVVRLGPYLGESEYPLSNEGKSKGSHGLGRRKHIVYWMASLAGHARADRLQAVIGHVSIPDPDEVDQVAWLSPKQARSWLTHSSDKQILDLFVDQVEQGALTGATLIIVRHGKSISRKEWSGEDAQRPLTPRGAAAAYALNRELACWAPDDLFSSPWTRCLQTVRPYAAETGQPIEEVDCLTETAFAAQPDHAYAWLDALIEDALTARSTKLVCMHRPVLGGVFDHLRGLCASKSIARLLAKSSPYMPTGTALALHFARGADSPRIIDIQKAIPIVY is encoded by the coding sequence ATGAGCAAGACAGTCGAAGCAGCCGGTGCCATCCTCTACCGTTGGCGGCAGGGTGACCCCTCAAGCGGGCAGGGCGTGCAGGCCGACCCCCACGCCCTGCTCAAGCGCCTGGAGCTGTGCATGGTCCACCGGCCCAAATACGACGACTGGTCCTGGCCCAAGGGCAAGCTCGAAGCCCATGAGACCCACGCCCATGCGGCCGCCCGCGAGGTGAGCGAAGAGACCGGTCGAGTGGTCCGCCTGGGCCCCTACTTGGGCGAATCCGAATACCCGCTGTCCAACGAGGGCAAGAGCAAGGGGTCGCACGGACTCGGCCGACGCAAGCACATCGTCTACTGGATGGCCAGCCTGGCTGGTCATGCCCGAGCCGACCGCCTCCAGGCCGTAATCGGCCACGTGAGCATCCCCGACCCGGACGAGGTCGACCAGGTGGCCTGGCTGAGCCCCAAGCAGGCGCGCTCCTGGCTCACCCACTCGTCCGACAAGCAGATCCTGGACCTCTTCGTCGACCAAGTTGAACAGGGCGCTCTGACTGGCGCGACCCTGATCATTGTGCGTCACGGCAAGTCCATCTCCCGCAAGGAGTGGAGCGGGGAGGACGCCCAGCGCCCCCTGACCCCCCGTGGCGCGGCAGCCGCCTATGCGCTGAATCGGGAGCTGGCCTGCTGGGCCCCGGACGACCTGTTCTCCTCCCCCTGGACCCGCTGCTTGCAGACCGTGCGCCCCTACGCCGCCGAGACCGGTCAGCCGATAGAAGAGGTGGATTGCCTGACCGAGACCGCCTTCGCCGCCCAGCCAGACCATGCTTACGCTTGGCTCGATGCGCTGATAGAGGACGCCTTGACCGCCAGGTCCACTAAACTGGTGTGTATGCACCGGCCGGTGCTAGGCGGCGTTTTCGACCACCTGCGCGGCCTGTGCGCCTCCAAGAGCATAGCCCGGCTCCTCGCCAAGAGTTCCCCCTACATGCCCACCGGCACGGCGCTGGCGCTCCACTTCGCGCGCGGAGCGGACAGCCCACGAATCATCGACATACAGAAGGCGATACCCATTGTCTACTAA
- the uhpT gene encoding hexose-6-phosphate:phosphate antiporter: MSKYTFDLAFDKHVPKVDLPLSDQRKRWFTEFMKPFLMVTLLYSTMYFVRDDFKAAQPLLKQQMGLTTQQLGLIGFAFSVAYGIGKIIVGYIVTNKDNKKVASIMLLAASILVLCVGFLLTMNSVPFGWFLSLWAVNGVIQCAAGPACAGTILNWTTSKNYGRYYGAWSASHNIGGGLAGIFSLWCAQTFFGGHVYGMFIAPAIVAFVVAFICFFVGKNRPEDLGWGTAEQIFGEPPKVEDEESTNDSTWELFRKYLLTNPLVWVLCFSDVFAYVLRVGIDNWSSLRVTEQLGFSNQVGAQAIFYFGMGSLVGCLIWGAISDAFGGRPGLVSLIDLGLAAIPLAVYQAAKTPFTVMVSLFFLGMFAFGPQVLIAISQFAVVPKKAAALAGGILGAFAYLLGDSTGKLVLARIADSTASGITLFGHNFHGWNDTFALLYLAVACSFVLQIFVAIHEEKKIRARKKLAATDK; this comes from the coding sequence GTGTCAAAATACACGTTCGATTTGGCGTTCGATAAGCACGTCCCCAAGGTGGACCTGCCGCTGTCGGACCAGCGCAAGCGCTGGTTCACCGAGTTCATGAAGCCCTTCCTCATGGTGACCTTGCTGTACAGCACCATGTACTTCGTGCGCGACGACTTCAAAGCCGCCCAGCCCCTGCTCAAACAGCAGATGGGCCTGACCACCCAGCAGCTCGGCCTCATCGGTTTCGCCTTCTCGGTGGCGTACGGCATCGGCAAGATCATCGTCGGCTACATCGTCACGAACAAGGACAACAAAAAAGTCGCCTCCATCATGCTGCTGGCCGCCTCGATCCTGGTGCTGTGCGTGGGCTTCCTACTCACCATGAACAGCGTGCCGTTCGGCTGGTTCCTGTCCCTGTGGGCGGTCAACGGCGTCATCCAGTGCGCCGCTGGCCCCGCCTGTGCCGGCACCATCCTCAACTGGACCACCTCCAAGAACTACGGCCGCTACTACGGCGCCTGGTCCGCCTCCCACAACATCGGCGGCGGCCTGGCTGGCATCTTCTCCCTCTGGTGCGCCCAGACCTTCTTCGGCGGTCACGTCTACGGCATGTTCATAGCCCCGGCGATCGTGGCATTCGTGGTGGCCTTCATCTGCTTCTTCGTAGGCAAGAACCGGCCCGAGGACCTGGGTTGGGGCACCGCCGAGCAGATCTTCGGCGAACCGCCGAAGGTCGAGGACGAGGAATCCACCAACGACTCCACCTGGGAGCTCTTCCGCAAGTACCTGCTCACCAACCCGCTCGTGTGGGTCCTGTGCTTCTCGGATGTGTTCGCCTACGTGCTGCGCGTGGGCATCGACAACTGGTCCTCCTTGCGCGTCACCGAGCAGCTGGGCTTCTCCAACCAGGTCGGCGCCCAGGCAATCTTCTACTTCGGCATGGGCTCGCTGGTCGGCTGCCTGATCTGGGGCGCCATCTCCGACGCCTTCGGTGGCCGCCCCGGCCTGGTCTCCCTGATCGACCTGGGCCTTGCCGCCATCCCTCTGGCCGTCTACCAGGCCGCCAAGACCCCATTCACGGTCATGGTCTCCCTCTTCTTCCTCGGCATGTTCGCGTTCGGCCCCCAGGTGCTGATCGCCATCTCCCAGTTCGCGGTCGTCCCCAAGAAGGCGGCTGCCCTGGCTGGCGGCATCCTGGGCGCGTTCGCCTACCTGCTCGGTGATTCCACCGGAAAGCTGGTCCTGGCCCGCATCGCCGATTCCACCGCCTCCGGCATCACCCTGTTCGGACACAACTTCCACGGCTGGAACGACACCTTCGCCCTCCTCTACCTGGCCGTCGCCTGTTCCTTCGTGTTGCAGATCTTCGTGGCCATCCACGAGGAGAAGAAGATTCGCGCCCGCAAAAAACTCGCCGCCACCGATAAGTAA
- a CDS encoding histidine phosphatase family protein — protein sequence MTTASQPVTIYLARHTQTTSNIMDIMQGWSDFPVTQEGRGIIRRLGRGMRGIEFSAAYCGTLPRHYETARGVLDGSGNEGVSIQMDPDLREDNFGSFEGHSTSGSMQAAIEHMGYKTMEEGEADRGSKVHLDIQDALYEMDQADVLKTTLAAQDRAETSAQVQERMNAAMTRIARKGEQEGWGNVLVISSGLSIRQFLYVVDHGTDFSDPTNATVTKLTYQDGAFTIHGRVCSSEYYDRGGEE from the coding sequence ATGACTACAGCATCCCAGCCGGTCACCATCTACCTGGCCCGGCACACACAGACCACGTCCAACATCATGGACATCATGCAGGGCTGGTCCGATTTCCCGGTCACCCAGGAGGGGCGGGGCATCATCCGCCGCCTGGGCCGGGGCATGCGCGGCATCGAGTTCTCCGCCGCCTACTGCGGCACCCTGCCCCGCCATTACGAGACCGCCCGCGGCGTGCTCGACGGCTCGGGCAACGAGGGTGTGTCCATCCAGATGGACCCGGACCTACGTGAGGACAATTTCGGCTCCTTCGAGGGTCACAGCACCTCGGGCTCCATGCAGGCGGCGATCGAGCACATGGGGTACAAGACCATGGAGGAGGGCGAGGCGGACCGCGGCAGCAAGGTCCATCTCGACATCCAGGACGCCCTGTATGAGATGGACCAGGCGGACGTGCTCAAGACCACGCTGGCCGCCCAGGACCGCGCCGAGACCTCCGCCCAGGTGCAGGAGCGCATGAACGCGGCCATGACCCGCATCGCGCGCAAGGGCGAGCAGGAGGGCTGGGGCAACGTCCTGGTCATCAGCTCCGGCCTGAGCATCCGCCAGTTCCTCTACGTGGTGGACCACGGCACGGACTTCTCCGACCCCACCAACGCCACGGTCACCAAGCTGACCTACCAGGATGGCGCCTTCACCATCCACGGCCGCGTGTGCTCCTCGGAGTACTACGACCGCGGTGGCGAGGAGTAA
- the upp gene encoding uracil phosphoribosyltransferase: MELHVLQHPLIEHKLTVLRDKNTPSNTFRELTSELVMLEAYEATRNLEIEDAAIETPVAPMVGKKLAAPRPMVVPVLRAGLGMLDGMTRLLPTAEVGFLGMKRDESTLDIITYANRLPEDLSGRQCFLLDPMLATGGTLIAATNYLAERGAKDVTSINILAAPEGLEHLKAEMDPKINLKVVVCAVDEKLNEHAYIVPGLGDAGDRLYGVIN, from the coding sequence ATGGAACTCCACGTATTACAGCACCCGCTGATTGAGCACAAACTCACCGTTTTGCGGGACAAGAACACACCTTCCAACACCTTCCGCGAGCTGACCAGCGAGTTGGTCATGCTTGAGGCCTATGAAGCCACGCGCAACCTGGAAATCGAGGACGCGGCGATTGAAACCCCCGTGGCTCCGATGGTCGGCAAGAAGCTTGCCGCCCCCCGGCCTATGGTCGTGCCGGTCCTGCGCGCCGGACTGGGGATGCTCGATGGCATGACCCGCCTCCTGCCAACGGCGGAGGTCGGCTTCCTGGGCATGAAGCGAGACGAATCCACGCTCGACATCATCACCTACGCCAACCGCCTGCCCGAGGACCTCTCCGGCCGCCAGTGCTTCCTGCTCGACCCGATGCTGGCCACCGGCGGCACCTTGATCGCCGCGACCAACTACCTGGCCGAGCGCGGCGCCAAGGACGTCACCTCAATCAACATCCTGGCCGCCCCTGAGGGCCTTGAGCACCTGAAAGCCGAGATGGACCCGAAGATCAACCTGAAGGTCGTGGTGTGCGCGGTGGACGAAAAGCTCAACGAGCACGCCTACATCGTGCCCGGCCTAGGCGACGCCGGCGACCGCCTCTACGGCGTCATCAACTGA
- a CDS encoding DMT family transporter gives MCCAALWGGSYLMAKVAIRAISPQWLMGLRMTGACLLMMLLFHKRITPRLTRAIILPALAVGGTYYVNMLLQTEGLRMIEPGRSAFLTASYCVLTPFAIWAMFRRRPRLVNLVAAVICLVGVGFVALKPGSASLSLSSGDLMTLGCAAFYAVNLALMGHFTRVFSPLSMTFMQFAVAGVCFLVGALFTEPLPSASWFQTPVVLSFVYLLFGATFAAQVMQNVGLAHVSASSASIILCTESLFSVAFSALFMGERITSTSMVGFALIFCAILLSVVRFSHLVPKRKPRPQVVSVG, from the coding sequence ATGTGCTGCGCGGCCTTGTGGGGCGGCTCCTACCTGATGGCCAAAGTCGCCATTCGCGCCATATCGCCCCAGTGGCTGATGGGGCTGAGGATGACTGGCGCCTGTCTGCTGATGATGCTCCTCTTCCACAAGCGGATCACCCCCCGCCTGACGCGCGCGATTATCCTGCCTGCGCTCGCGGTTGGCGGTACCTATTACGTGAACATGCTTTTGCAGACCGAGGGTTTGCGCATGATCGAGCCCGGCCGCTCCGCATTCCTGACAGCCTCTTACTGCGTGCTGACGCCATTCGCCATTTGGGCCATGTTCCGTCGTCGGCCCCGGCTGGTGAACCTGGTCGCGGCGGTGATTTGCCTGGTCGGCGTGGGCTTCGTGGCGCTGAAACCAGGTTCGGCCTCCCTTTCGCTGTCCTCCGGCGATTTGATGACCCTGGGCTGCGCGGCCTTCTACGCGGTTAACCTGGCGCTGATGGGCCACTTCACCCGCGTGTTCTCACCCTTGTCGATGACCTTCATGCAGTTCGCTGTGGCTGGGGTTTGCTTCCTGGTCGGCGCCCTGTTCACCGAGCCGCTCCCCTCGGCTTCCTGGTTCCAGACGCCGGTGGTGCTGAGCTTCGTCTACCTGCTCTTCGGCGCGACATTCGCTGCGCAGGTGATGCAGAACGTGGGCCTGGCGCATGTCTCCGCTTCATCGGCTTCGATTATCCTGTGCACTGAATCGCTCTTCTCGGTGGCCTTCTCGGCCCTCTTCATGGGCGAGCGAATCACTTCCACGTCTATGGTGGGCTTCGCGCTGATTTTCTGCGCGATTCTACTCTCGGTGGTCCGCTTCAGCCACCTTGTGCCCAAGCGCAAGCCCCGGCCTCAGGTTGTCTCGGTCGGTTGA
- a CDS encoding glycerophosphodiester phosphodiesterase family protein yields the protein MGSVARIVSAGKALAGVGLAVGAVGVWALAPRPEAARRLQGALGLPQACYAHRGLHDAGSGLEADPSKDDAGEREYVALARRIVGGDGARRVSGHKAVPRGLADRSPRGAGARRTSQSEAVTQELALVGLNPDAAHARSADGTAAGLGVDPEAGGGPAAQAPLAPENSLPAFAAACQAGYGIELDVRLTKDKQVVVVHDDDLRRVAGDQRKVADLTYAQLREVTLGPAPVASNASVGSSPMRATGHRYHARHAGRSEPIHVPLLSDVLALVDGRVPILVEYKMGSALDWELMERTDALLSAYPGPYLIESFNPLALAWYRRHRPTVCRGQLAVPYHGKVRSSADLARALAGNLLLDWLGRPDFAAYEWHGGAAPPLRLFRALGGESVAWTLRSAEAQSQSRANFDRFIFESYVPARPLPLAGPR from the coding sequence ATGGGGAGTGTTGCACGGATCGTCTCGGCGGGGAAAGCATTAGCAGGGGTCGGCTTGGCTGTGGGCGCGGTCGGGGTGTGGGCTTTGGCCCCCCGGCCCGAGGCCGCGCGCCGGCTGCAAGGGGCCCTTGGGCTGCCTCAAGCTTGCTACGCCCACCGGGGGCTGCACGATGCTGGGTCCGGGTTGGAGGCTGACCCGTCCAAGGACGACGCTGGTGAGCGTGAGTACGTGGCTCTGGCCCGCAGGATTGTTGGTGGGGATGGGGCGAGGCGCGTCAGCGGGCATAAGGCGGTGCCCAGGGGGCTCGCTGACCGCAGTCCGCGCGGGGCGGGGGCGCGGAGGACCTCGCAGTCCGAGGCGGTCACTCAGGAATTGGCCCTGGTTGGATTGAACCCTGACGCGGCTCATGCCCGGAGCGCTGATGGGACAGCAGCTGGCCTGGGCGTTGACCCTGAAGCCGGCGGTGGCCCGGCGGCGCAAGCGCCCCTAGCGCCGGAGAACTCGCTGCCCGCCTTCGCGGCTGCCTGCCAGGCCGGCTACGGGATAGAGCTGGATGTGCGCCTGACCAAGGACAAGCAGGTGGTGGTGGTCCACGACGACGATTTGCGCAGGGTGGCCGGCGACCAGCGGAAGGTCGCTGATCTGACATATGCGCAGCTTCGGGAGGTGACGTTGGGGCCTGCTCCCGTTGCTTCCAACGCTTCCGTCGGGTCGTCCCCCATGCGCGCGACGGGGCACCGCTACCACGCCAGGCATGCGGGACGGTCTGAACCCATTCATGTGCCCTTGCTGTCCGACGTGCTGGCCCTCGTGGATGGCCGTGTGCCGATTTTGGTGGAGTACAAGATGGGCAGCGCGCTGGACTGGGAGCTGATGGAGCGGACGGATGCCCTCCTGTCCGCTTACCCGGGTCCGTACCTGATTGAATCCTTCAACCCGTTGGCGCTGGCATGGTACCGCCGCCACCGTCCCACCGTCTGCCGTGGGCAGTTGGCCGTCCCCTACCACGGCAAAGTGCGGTCATCCGCTGATTTGGCCCGTGCGCTGGCTGGAAACCTGTTGCTGGACTGGCTGGGCCGTCCTGATTTCGCCGCCTACGAGTGGCACGGCGGCGCTGCCCCGCCCCTGCGCCTCTTCCGCGCCCTAGGGGGCGAGTCAGTAGCATGGACGCTACGCTCCGCGGAAGCTCAGAGCCAATCCCGCGCCAATTTCGATCGTTTCATCTTCGAGTCCTACGTTCCTGCGCGCCCGCTGCCCCTTGCCGGTCCGCGTTAA
- a CDS encoding ABC1 kinase family protein, whose protein sequence is MSQSGEDAGFPGPKRSGQGLDRGQSVPTIGLFGLNAGRGEEGVDGIKPNHRSRLKRLRQIGRIAARFDVIHGLTPVTMRLMFEALGPTFVKMGQILSMRSEILPEAFCRELSKLRADADPIPYATVMDTLAQEYDEPLDRIFASIDATPLGSASLAQVHRARLVTGEDVAVKVQRPGVRETMVQDIDIMRSFVKWAGRLAPRRSQVVDIKGMVEELWQTFQTETNFVDEARNLVQFREFCKPYAYIDCPKPYPRYCTEHVVVMEYVDGISVAHPAQLVAAGYDLGEIGTKLVDNYATQILDAGFFHADPHPGNIIIREGKIVLIDLGMVGRLDVKTRSVLKDMIFAVGKEDSPALAEGLLRFTGTAETRPDDYSTLLSDLDAIVEEFGKVDLADLDIAEYINSLMQLAQRHNIKVPSSVTIVARCLVTLEGLLDEFLPNANMVEIIAQHLTSSVSVEDRLKQGGKQLGLESNAALHGLLGALSESRTASRMLTRGQMRLNMQIVGSEEPLRQLSDMVNRLAMALIVVGLYVGSSIVYFARIKPFVFGIPLVGLLGYVVAFILSVWIVFDILIKNRASKRRQTRHKSS, encoded by the coding sequence ATGTCTCAAAGCGGCGAGGACGCAGGCTTCCCCGGCCCTAAAAGGTCCGGCCAGGGGCTGGACCGAGGCCAGTCGGTGCCCACAATCGGGCTCTTCGGTCTGAACGCTGGCAGGGGGGAAGAAGGGGTGGACGGCATCAAGCCCAACCACCGTTCCCGGCTCAAGCGCTTGCGGCAGATTGGGCGCATCGCCGCCCGCTTCGACGTGATTCACGGGCTGACGCCGGTGACCATGAGGCTCATGTTCGAGGCGCTGGGGCCCACATTCGTCAAAATGGGGCAAATCCTCTCCATGCGCTCCGAAATCCTGCCCGAGGCTTTCTGCCGGGAGCTCTCCAAGTTGCGCGCCGATGCCGACCCCATCCCCTACGCCACCGTGATGGATACGCTGGCGCAGGAATACGACGAGCCGCTCGACCGCATTTTCGCCTCGATCGACGCCACGCCGCTGGGTTCGGCCTCCCTGGCCCAGGTGCATCGGGCGCGGCTGGTGACCGGCGAGGATGTGGCGGTCAAGGTGCAGCGGCCCGGCGTGCGCGAGACGATGGTGCAAGACATCGACATCATGCGCTCCTTCGTGAAGTGGGCGGGGCGGCTGGCTCCCAGGCGGTCCCAGGTGGTGGACATCAAGGGCATGGTCGAGGAGCTGTGGCAGACCTTCCAAACCGAAACGAACTTCGTCGACGAAGCGCGCAATCTGGTCCAGTTCCGCGAATTCTGCAAGCCATACGCCTATATCGACTGCCCTAAGCCCTACCCGCGCTACTGCACCGAGCACGTGGTGGTGATGGAGTATGTGGACGGCATCTCCGTGGCCCACCCAGCCCAGCTGGTGGCCGCCGGGTACGACTTGGGCGAAATCGGCACCAAGCTGGTCGACAACTACGCCACGCAAATCCTGGACGCTGGCTTCTTCCACGCCGACCCGCACCCGGGCAACATCATCATCCGCGAGGGCAAGATCGTGCTGATCGACCTGGGCATGGTCGGCCGCCTGGACGTCAAGACCCGTTCGGTCCTGAAAGACATGATTTTCGCGGTGGGCAAGGAGGATTCGCCCGCGCTGGCCGAAGGACTCCTGCGCTTTACCGGCACCGCCGAGACCAGGCCCGACGACTACTCCACCCTGCTGAGCGACCTGGACGCGATCGTGGAGGAGTTCGGCAAGGTGGATCTGGCCGACCTGGACATAGCCGAATACATCAACTCGCTCATGCAGTTGGCTCAGCGGCACAACATCAAGGTCCCCAGTTCGGTGACGATCGTGGCGCGTTGCCTGGTCACGCTCGAAGGTCTCTTGGATGAGTTCCTGCCCAATGCGAACATGGTGGAGATCATCGCCCAGCACCTCACCTCCTCGGTGAGCGTGGAGGACCGTCTGAAACAGGGCGGTAAGCAGTTGGGGTTGGAGTCGAACGCGGCCCTGCATGGGCTGCTGGGGGCGCTGTCTGAGTCGCGCACCGCCTCCCGGATGCTCACGCGAGGCCAGATGCGGCTCAATATGCAGATCGTCGGCTCTGAAGAGCCCCTGCGGCAGCTGTCCGATATGGTCAACCGCCTGGCTATGGCGCTGATTGTGGTGGGGCTGTACGTGGGTTCGTCCATCGTCTATTTCGCTCGAATCAAACCGTTCGTCTTCGGCATCCCGCTGGTGGGGCTCCTGGGCTACGTGGTGGCCTTCATCCTCTCCGTCTGGATCGTATTCGACATTTTGATTAAGAACCGCGCCTCCAAGCGCCGCCAGACCCGCCACAAATCCAGCTGA